Proteins encoded in a region of the Isosphaeraceae bacterium EP7 genome:
- a CDS encoding PPC domain-containing protein — MLWIRSIALITVLAAPAWAGPPAYDRLFPPGGRRGTTVAVKAEGTFASWPLKPWISGKGIEIVPRAGKGELSFKIADDAAPGLRWVRLIGVEGAGPLRPFVVGTLPELGEVEPNDGPKAWQAVDGPAAVINGRLSKNDDVDGYAVDLKRGQTLVAAVEANGRLGSPMDGVLQVVSPAGFVLAQVDDAPDRDPKIVFKAPADGRYVVRLFAFPAIPGQRIGFEGGPGFVYRLTLTTAGYVDHASPSAVARGSAAEVDIIGWNLPDEARRLAAPADGPDDLTELFHAALGNTTSVRIPPAGFAVVLEVEPNDLKHPQRLTPPAVVGGHVDPARDVDTYEVVLKQGEKLAIRVESRSLGRPLDGGLRVTDGKGTVLAESDDVGGRRETSPDARDPRLDFTAPADGPYRIAVRDVYAHGGPGHAYLLTVGPPRPEVRLTLKDDTLAIGPGKPKVVTVAVQRLAEFSEAVEVSFEGLPATVTCAAVVSDPKGPTAKSVDLTLKSEGADTWSGPIRVVGKTKSGAFTTATVDLAGYEDARTSDLWLNQLRVAPPDPPAAPAAK; from the coding sequence TTGCTCTGGATTCGCTCGATCGCCCTCATCACCGTGCTGGCCGCCCCCGCCTGGGCCGGTCCGCCCGCCTACGACCGGCTCTTCCCGCCGGGCGGCCGGCGCGGCACGACCGTGGCCGTGAAGGCCGAGGGAACCTTCGCCTCATGGCCCCTGAAGCCCTGGATCAGCGGCAAGGGGATCGAGATCGTCCCTCGCGCGGGCAAGGGGGAACTCTCATTCAAGATCGCCGACGATGCCGCGCCCGGGCTCCGATGGGTCCGGCTGATCGGCGTGGAGGGGGCAGGCCCGCTCCGCCCGTTCGTGGTCGGCACGCTGCCGGAGCTGGGCGAGGTCGAGCCCAACGACGGGCCGAAGGCCTGGCAGGCGGTCGACGGGCCGGCCGCGGTCATCAACGGACGCCTGTCCAAGAATGACGACGTGGACGGCTACGCGGTCGACCTGAAGCGAGGTCAGACCCTGGTCGCGGCGGTCGAGGCCAATGGCCGGCTGGGCTCGCCGATGGACGGGGTCTTGCAGGTGGTCTCGCCCGCCGGGTTCGTGCTGGCCCAGGTGGACGACGCCCCCGACCGCGACCCGAAGATCGTCTTCAAGGCCCCCGCCGACGGCCGCTACGTCGTCCGCCTGTTCGCGTTCCCTGCCATCCCCGGCCAGCGCATCGGCTTCGAAGGGGGACCCGGGTTCGTCTATCGCCTGACGCTGACCACCGCCGGCTACGTCGATCATGCCTCGCCGTCGGCCGTGGCACGCGGATCGGCGGCCGAGGTCGACATCATCGGCTGGAACCTGCCCGACGAGGCCAGGCGGCTGGCCGCCCCGGCCGACGGACCCGACGATCTGACCGAACTCTTTCACGCGGCGCTGGGCAACACGACCTCGGTGCGGATCCCGCCGGCAGGGTTCGCCGTGGTCCTCGAGGTCGAGCCCAACGACCTGAAGCACCCGCAGCGGCTGACGCCCCCGGCGGTCGTCGGCGGGCACGTCGACCCGGCCCGCGATGTTGACACATATGAAGTTGTGCTCAAGCAAGGGGAGAAGCTGGCCATCCGGGTCGAGTCGAGGTCGCTGGGAAGGCCCCTGGATGGCGGCCTGCGCGTGACCGACGGCAAGGGGACCGTGCTGGCCGAGTCGGACGACGTGGGGGGCCGGCGCGAGACGAGCCCCGACGCGCGCGACCCCCGGCTCGACTTCACCGCGCCGGCCGACGGCCCCTACCGGATCGCGGTGCGCGACGTCTACGCCCACGGCGGCCCGGGCCACGCCTACCTGCTGACCGTCGGCCCTCCCCGGCCCGAGGTCCGCCTGACCCTGAAGGACGACACTCTCGCGATCGGCCCCGGCAAGCCGAAGGTCGTGACCGTCGCCGTCCAGCGGCTGGCGGAGTTCAGCGAGGCGGTCGAGGTCTCCTTCGAGGGGCTGCCGGCGACGGTGACGTGTGCGGCGGTCGTCTCGGACCCCAAGGGGCCGACCGCCAAGTCGGTCGACCTGACGCTCAAGAGCGAGGGGGCGGACACCTGGTCGGGGCCCATCCGGGTGGTCGGCAAGACGAAGTCGGGGGCCTTCACGACGGCCACGGTCGACCTGGCCGGATACGAGGATGCGCGGACGTCCGACCTCTGGCTGAACCAGCTCAGGGTCGCCCCGCCCGACCCGCCGGCGGCCCCCGCCGCCAAGTGA
- a CDS encoding DUF1501 domain-containing protein, whose product MALHTNCESMTRRDGLRLGLGTMLGGGFIDALRLRGQAAMAGSAAAKPTSCILIWLDGGPSHYETFDPKPGAPSEIRGSFDPIATKVPGMFFSKNMTKMAAIADKLAVVRSIRHDQGNHGAGNHYMMTGAPTRIPVGCGAFVSFHPSLGSVVASERGAVGGLPPYFSIPQMSRSGGPNFLGAKYAPFVVPDNPARENFRVRDVAPPRELAVDRFDRRRDLKSRVDRFRRFADRSAGDPAVALDDYYEQGYDLMSSKQAQAAFDIHAEPASVRDAYGRNPLGQRCLLARRLVEAGVPFVTLYDGGWDHHTNIFDGLDKKLPPVDNAVAALIEDLDRRGQLDSTLVVVLGEFGRTPKINKDGGRDHWSNAMSVVFAGCGTPGGQVIGATDVRGYAAVDRILAPENFASTVYTKLGIDPGKILHAPNGRPVHLVSDPTPIKELMG is encoded by the coding sequence ATGGCCCTGCACACCAACTGCGAGTCGATGACGCGCCGAGACGGACTCCGCCTGGGGCTGGGCACCATGCTCGGCGGCGGCTTCATCGACGCCCTGCGCCTGCGCGGGCAGGCGGCGATGGCCGGATCGGCCGCCGCGAAACCGACGAGCTGTATCCTGATCTGGCTCGATGGCGGGCCGAGCCACTACGAGACGTTCGACCCCAAGCCGGGGGCCCCCTCGGAGATCCGCGGCAGCTTCGACCCGATCGCCACCAAGGTGCCGGGGATGTTCTTCTCGAAGAACATGACGAAGATGGCCGCCATCGCCGACAAGCTCGCGGTGGTCCGGTCGATCCGCCACGACCAGGGGAACCACGGCGCGGGCAACCACTACATGATGACCGGCGCGCCCACGCGTATCCCGGTCGGCTGCGGGGCCTTCGTCAGCTTCCACCCCAGCCTGGGGAGCGTCGTGGCCAGCGAGCGCGGGGCCGTCGGCGGCCTGCCCCCTTACTTCTCGATCCCGCAGATGTCCCGATCAGGCGGGCCCAACTTCCTGGGGGCCAAGTACGCCCCGTTCGTGGTGCCCGACAACCCGGCCCGCGAGAACTTCCGCGTCCGCGACGTCGCCCCGCCGCGCGAGCTGGCCGTCGACCGGTTCGACCGCAGGCGCGACCTGAAGTCGCGAGTCGACCGCTTCCGCCGGTTCGCCGACCGGTCCGCGGGCGACCCCGCCGTGGCGCTGGATGACTACTACGAGCAAGGCTACGACCTGATGTCGTCGAAGCAGGCCCAGGCCGCGTTCGACATCCACGCCGAGCCCGCCTCGGTGCGCGACGCCTACGGCCGCAACCCCCTGGGCCAGCGCTGCCTGCTGGCCAGGCGGCTGGTCGAGGCCGGCGTCCCGTTCGTCACCCTGTACGACGGCGGCTGGGACCATCACACCAACATCTTCGACGGCCTGGACAAGAAGCTCCCGCCGGTGGACAACGCCGTGGCCGCCCTGATCGAGGACCTCGACCGCCGGGGCCAGCTCGACTCGACCCTGGTCGTCGTGCTGGGCGAGTTCGGCCGCACCCCCAAGATCAACAAGGACGGCGGACGCGACCACTGGTCGAACGCCATGTCGGTGGTCTTCGCCGGCTGCGGCACGCCCGGCGGCCAGGTGATCGGGGCGACCGACGTGCGCGGGTACGCGGCGGTCGACCGGATCCTGGCCCCCGAGAATTTCGCCTCGACGGTGTACACCAAGCTGGGGATCGACCCCGGCAAGATCCTGCACGCCCCCAACGGCCGGCCGGTCCACCTGGTCAGCGACCCGACGCCGATCAAGGAGCTGATGGGCTGA
- a CDS encoding DUF1553 domain-containing protein, with protein sequence MRLSNGCTAISWGILALVAVAPAHAAAPARVPKVTYEQDVLPVLTRFGCNAGACHGKARGQNGFALSLLGFDTDSDHAAITREGRGRRVFPAEPGQSLLLLKAAALVPHGGGRKIDPGSPPFEMLRAWIADGTPRAPADAPKLAKITVSPAEKSLEAGATVPLAVTAHYSDGTTADVTAMAAYQSNEAAVVAVDDSGTIKAGTLPGEAAITARYLGSFATCDVSIPLPGDVPASTYESLPRRNFIDGLVWAKLQKLGLTPSARAGDATFQRRAYLDVIGRLPTPDETRAFLASTDPDRRATLVDALLDRPEYADHWANKWVDLLRPNPYRVGMKAVMSLDGFVREAFRDNWPYDRFVREIVAAKGSTFTNGAAVVFRDRREPEELTTTVTQLFLGIRMECAKCHHHPFESWGQEQFYEFAAFFAKVGRKGVGLSPPISGGEEIVVAGKTGDVKHPLTGKPLEAKPLFGKSPESASEDGGDADPREALAAWVTARDNPYFGRVIVNRIWADLMGRGIVDPVDDLRATNPPSNGPLLDALAEDFREHGCDLKHTIRTIMNSAVYGLSSEPNDRNIGDIRNYSRHYRQRLRAESLLDAIVDVTQVPESFDAAPAGTSAAAIWTHRSPSLFLDTFGRPDPNQDPPCERTPDTSVVQALHLMNSPALNAKISDDAGRAAALAATDKTPEAIIEELYLLTLSRKPTPEEVSESRSAFDGSATRRLATEDLLWALFNSAEFVFKD encoded by the coding sequence ATGCGGCTTTCCAACGGTTGCACCGCGATCTCCTGGGGTATCCTCGCCCTGGTGGCAGTCGCCCCGGCACACGCCGCCGCCCCGGCCCGCGTGCCGAAGGTGACGTACGAGCAGGACGTCCTGCCGGTGCTCACCCGGTTCGGCTGCAACGCGGGGGCCTGCCACGGTAAAGCCCGGGGGCAGAACGGGTTCGCGCTTTCCCTGCTGGGGTTTGACACCGACTCGGACCATGCCGCCATCACCCGCGAAGGGCGCGGCCGGCGGGTCTTCCCCGCCGAGCCCGGCCAGAGCCTGCTGCTGCTGAAGGCCGCCGCGCTCGTGCCTCATGGCGGCGGCCGGAAGATCGATCCGGGCAGCCCGCCGTTCGAGATGCTGCGGGCCTGGATCGCCGACGGCACGCCCAGGGCACCGGCCGACGCCCCCAAGCTCGCGAAGATCACCGTCAGCCCCGCCGAGAAGAGCCTGGAAGCCGGCGCCACCGTCCCGCTGGCCGTGACCGCCCACTACTCCGACGGCACCACGGCCGACGTCACCGCGATGGCCGCCTACCAGTCGAACGAGGCGGCCGTCGTCGCCGTCGACGACAGCGGGACCATCAAGGCCGGCACCCTGCCCGGCGAGGCCGCCATCACGGCGCGTTATCTCGGGTCGTTCGCCACCTGCGACGTCTCGATCCCGCTGCCCGGCGACGTCCCCGCGTCGACGTATGAGTCATTGCCGAGGCGGAACTTCATCGACGGCCTGGTCTGGGCGAAGCTGCAGAAGCTCGGACTGACCCCCTCGGCCAGGGCCGGCGACGCCACCTTCCAGCGGCGGGCCTATCTCGACGTGATCGGCCGGCTGCCGACGCCCGACGAGACCCGAGCGTTCCTGGCCAGCACCGACCCCGACCGCCGCGCGACGCTGGTCGACGCCCTGCTCGACCGCCCCGAGTATGCCGACCACTGGGCGAACAAGTGGGTCGACCTGCTGCGGCCCAACCCCTACCGGGTCGGCATGAAGGCGGTCATGAGCCTGGACGGGTTCGTCCGCGAGGCCTTCCGCGACAACTGGCCTTATGACCGGTTCGTCCGCGAGATCGTCGCGGCCAAGGGGAGCACGTTCACCAACGGCGCGGCGGTGGTCTTCCGCGACCGTCGCGAGCCCGAGGAGCTGACCACCACGGTCACCCAGCTCTTCCTGGGCATCCGGATGGAATGCGCCAAGTGCCACCACCACCCGTTCGAGTCGTGGGGCCAGGAGCAGTTCTACGAGTTCGCCGCCTTCTTCGCCAAGGTCGGCCGCAAGGGCGTCGGCCTCTCGCCGCCGATCTCGGGGGGCGAGGAAATCGTCGTCGCCGGCAAGACGGGCGACGTGAAGCACCCGCTGACCGGCAAGCCGCTGGAGGCCAAGCCCCTCTTCGGCAAGTCTCCCGAGTCGGCGAGCGAAGACGGCGGCGACGCCGACCCGCGCGAGGCCCTGGCCGCCTGGGTCACGGCCCGCGACAACCCCTACTTCGGCCGCGTGATCGTCAACCGGATCTGGGCCGACCTGATGGGCCGTGGGATTGTTGACCCGGTGGACGACCTGCGTGCCACCAACCCGCCGAGCAACGGGCCGCTGCTGGACGCCTTGGCCGAGGACTTCCGCGAGCACGGGTGCGACCTCAAGCACACGATCCGGACCATCATGAACTCGGCCGTCTACGGGCTGTCGTCGGAGCCCAACGACCGGAACATCGGCGACATCAGGAACTACTCGCGGCACTACCGCCAGCGGTTGCGGGCCGAGAGCCTGCTCGATGCCATCGTGGACGTGACGCAGGTCCCCGAGTCGTTCGACGCGGCCCCCGCCGGCACCAGCGCCGCGGCGATCTGGACGCATCGGAGCCCCTCGCTGTTCCTCGACACCTTCGGCCGGCCCGACCCCAACCAGGACCCCCCCTGCGAGCGCACGCCCGACACGTCGGTGGTGCAGGCCCTGCACCTGATGAACTCGCCGGCCCTGAACGCCAAGATCTCGGACGACGCGGGCCGCGCCGCCGCGCTGGCCGCCACCGACAAGACGCCGGAAGCGATCATCGAAGAACTCTATCTGCTGACGCTCAGCCGCAAGCCCACGCCCGAGGAGGTGAGCGAGAGCCGCTCCGCCTTCGACGGCTCGGCGACGCGGCGGCTGGCGACCGAAGACTTGCTCTGGGCCCTGTTCAACTCGGCCGAATTCGTCTTCAAGGACTGA
- the tssK gene encoding type VI secretion system baseplate subunit TssK: MAHRAVYWHEGMFLQPHHMQAADRHAHEALVTSEEWSGPFAWGVRRFELDREAVGNSTALLRGCEARLKDGTKVSIPEDCDVAPVELRSALAASGSVTLYLAVPAFRPGRANAQPAPTADGPRYWVEELDVADENSGGAEQPIQVRRVRARLLLSGQDQTGYEVLPLARITRSAQVEAPPEVDPSYAPPLLRLDAWPPLWNAVQSLYHQVGAKVDQLASQVVDRGISLDSQVPGDAERVLKLSALNAALTALEAIAFLRGLPPLTVFRELCRTVGQLAIFTEARRPPALPKYDHEDLGGCFYGVIKLIQLGLDSIAPAAFEKRYFERAGERLQVALEPAWLAGSRTLYLGVETELGDQECEGLLRSMDMKLGSSARVEQIFKQALRGLKLVPVARPPRQLPAGSGIVYYQVERDAVFWKDVVDTASMALRMNMARAAFQGDRMLAVATPGGGKAANLQFALFVINQSS, translated from the coding sequence ATGGCACACCGGGCGGTCTACTGGCACGAGGGAATGTTCCTCCAGCCCCACCACATGCAGGCGGCCGACCGCCATGCGCACGAGGCGCTGGTCACCTCGGAAGAGTGGTCCGGGCCGTTCGCCTGGGGCGTCCGCCGGTTCGAGCTCGACCGCGAGGCCGTGGGCAACTCCACCGCGCTGCTGCGCGGCTGCGAGGCCCGACTCAAGGACGGCACCAAGGTCTCGATCCCCGAGGACTGCGACGTCGCGCCCGTCGAGCTGAGGTCGGCGCTGGCCGCCTCGGGCTCGGTCACGCTCTACCTGGCCGTCCCCGCCTTCAGGCCGGGCCGGGCCAATGCCCAGCCCGCCCCCACCGCCGACGGGCCTCGGTATTGGGTCGAGGAGCTGGACGTCGCCGACGAGAATTCGGGCGGGGCCGAGCAGCCCATCCAGGTGCGTCGCGTCCGCGCCCGCTTGCTCCTGTCGGGCCAGGACCAGACCGGCTACGAGGTGCTGCCGCTGGCCCGGATCACCCGGTCGGCGCAGGTCGAGGCGCCCCCGGAGGTCGACCCGTCGTATGCACCCCCCTTGCTGCGTCTGGACGCCTGGCCGCCCCTCTGGAACGCGGTGCAGTCGCTCTATCATCAGGTGGGGGCGAAGGTCGACCAGCTCGCCTCGCAGGTCGTCGACCGCGGGATCTCGCTGGACAGCCAGGTGCCGGGCGACGCCGAGCGGGTGCTGAAGCTCTCGGCCCTGAACGCGGCCCTGACGGCACTGGAGGCGATCGCCTTCCTGCGCGGGCTGCCGCCGCTGACGGTCTTCCGCGAGCTCTGCCGGACGGTCGGCCAGCTCGCCATCTTCACCGAGGCCCGGCGGCCCCCGGCGCTCCCCAAGTACGATCATGAAGACCTCGGCGGTTGTTTCTATGGTGTCATCAAGCTGATTCAATTGGGACTCGACTCGATCGCCCCGGCCGCCTTCGAGAAGCGCTACTTCGAGCGTGCCGGCGAGCGGCTCCAGGTGGCGCTCGAGCCCGCTTGGCTGGCGGGCTCGCGGACGCTCTACCTCGGCGTGGAGACCGAACTGGGCGACCAGGAGTGCGAGGGGCTGCTGCGGTCGATGGACATGAAGCTGGGCAGCTCGGCACGCGTCGAGCAGATCTTCAAGCAGGCGCTGCGGGGCCTGAAGCTGGTGCCGGTCGCCCGGCCGCCCAGGCAGCTCCCGGCGGGGTCGGGCATCGTGTATTACCAGGTGGAGCGCGACGCGGTCTTCTGGAAGGACGTGGTCGACACGGCCTCGATGGCCCTGCGGATGAACATGGCCAGGGCCGCGTTCCAGGGGGACCGGATGCTCGCGGTCGCGACCCCCGGCGGGGGCAAGGCGGCCAACCTCCAGTTCGCCCTGTTCGTGATCAATCAATCGTCATGA
- a CDS encoding DotU family type IV/VI secretion system protein has product MTEPFASVVGPLFQHVVDLLGRIDRGEAGSLDDERRGIVAAVEEADRRAAGLAQVAQGYQFSRHAIIYWIDEVLTDSRWAHAGEWRQRILEWDFYRDRIRADAFYERLDRAERLDSVDPLEVFLLCLTLGFRGRLADDPDELRRVVGRVYGRVAAGSTQADRFLADEAPRGKPIRPLPGKSTLLAACILVSLSVLFTLACFVLAVPPPLWD; this is encoded by the coding sequence ATGACAGAACCTTTCGCAAGTGTCGTCGGCCCCCTCTTCCAGCACGTCGTGGACCTGCTCGGCCGCATCGACCGGGGCGAGGCCGGCTCGCTCGACGACGAGCGCCGGGGGATCGTCGCCGCCGTCGAGGAGGCCGACCGACGGGCCGCGGGGCTGGCGCAAGTCGCACAAGGTTATCAATTTTCCAGACATGCCATCATCTACTGGATTGACGAGGTCCTGACCGACTCGCGCTGGGCCCACGCCGGCGAGTGGCGTCAGCGCATCCTGGAGTGGGACTTCTACCGCGACCGGATCAGGGCCGACGCCTTCTATGAGCGGCTGGACCGCGCCGAGCGGCTCGACTCGGTCGACCCCCTGGAAGTCTTCCTGCTCTGCCTGACGCTGGGCTTCCGCGGCAGGCTGGCCGACGACCCCGACGAGCTGCGTCGGGTGGTGGGCCGGGTCTACGGGCGGGTCGCCGCGGGGTCGACGCAGGCCGATCGGTTCCTCGCCGACGAGGCCCCCCGGGGCAAGCCGATCCGGCCCCTGCCGGGCAAGTCGACGCTGCTGGCCGCGTGCATCCTGGTCTCGCTGTCGGTGCTGTTCACCCTGGCCTGCTTCGTGCTGGCCGTGCCTCCCCCGCTCTGGGACTGA
- a CDS encoding type VI secretion protein IcmF/TssM N-terminal domain-containing protein — translation MNLFQTYLTSTALGIITALGLGTALAFAWFRGRLTWRLVVGLVAVSLAILFLVVLPRVFPDATASLGDLPELFRGWFWAWLLAFALGVLFSVTFLVRVILASRPSGVAEPDESRVDGRYPEIDAAWDEILLRLAQARIELADQHVYLVLSPDEDAMSSLVESAGLQVFARAPEGPAPLHAYAVADGVLISVSGASAFGMRDSAGAQRLEDVCHKLRALDPDRPALLGVVVLVPLGWAGQPDSVKWAASVRDDLRAIERSTLVSCPVFALFGEMESAPGFAEFLARMSPASRQGRCGFAVPPSREFDGDLARDGLAWMAGWFDGWALSLMADDPMNSLGNGELLTLGNEFRRYRKRLRSILESAFSTMRPVDPVQFRGCYFAATGHNPSSQAFAAGLFRGPTARVIREHVAARWTTQAVEDDRRYRRLALVVAGVGLALLIPAWFYILAEAEWLRPLWYAALAALVVAWIYAGYRIFAGRHTHA, via the coding sequence ATGAATCTCTTCCAGACCTATCTGACCAGCACGGCGCTCGGCATCATCACGGCGCTGGGGCTCGGCACGGCGTTGGCGTTCGCCTGGTTCCGCGGCCGGCTCACCTGGCGCCTGGTCGTAGGCCTGGTGGCGGTCTCGCTGGCCATCCTCTTCCTGGTCGTCCTGCCCCGCGTCTTCCCGGACGCCACGGCGTCGCTGGGTGACCTGCCCGAGCTGTTCCGGGGCTGGTTCTGGGCCTGGCTGCTGGCATTCGCGCTCGGGGTCCTGTTCTCGGTCACGTTCCTCGTCCGCGTGATCCTCGCCTCCAGGCCGTCCGGCGTCGCCGAGCCCGACGAGTCGCGGGTTGACGGCCGTTACCCCGAGATCGACGCCGCCTGGGACGAGATCCTGCTGCGGCTGGCCCAGGCCCGGATCGAGCTCGCGGATCAGCATGTCTACCTCGTCCTGTCGCCCGACGAGGACGCGATGTCGTCGCTCGTGGAATCGGCCGGCCTCCAGGTCTTCGCCAGGGCCCCGGAAGGCCCCGCACCGCTCCACGCCTATGCGGTGGCCGATGGGGTGCTGATCAGCGTCTCGGGGGCGTCCGCCTTCGGGATGCGGGATTCGGCGGGGGCCCAGCGGCTGGAAGATGTCTGCCACAAGCTGCGGGCGCTCGACCCGGATCGGCCGGCGTTGCTCGGGGTGGTGGTGCTGGTGCCGCTGGGCTGGGCCGGGCAGCCCGACTCGGTGAAGTGGGCGGCGTCGGTGCGCGACGACCTGCGCGCCATCGAGCGCTCCACGCTCGTCTCGTGCCCGGTCTTCGCCCTGTTCGGCGAGATGGAGAGCGCCCCCGGCTTCGCCGAGTTTTTGGCCCGGATGTCGCCCGCGTCGCGCCAGGGGCGATGCGGCTTCGCGGTCCCCCCGTCGCGCGAGTTCGACGGCGACCTGGCCCGCGACGGCCTGGCCTGGATGGCCGGCTGGTTCGACGGCTGGGCCCTCAGCCTGATGGCCGACGACCCGATGAACTCCCTGGGCAACGGCGAGCTGCTGACCCTGGGCAATGAGTTCCGCCGCTACCGCAAGCGGCTGCGTTCGATCCTGGAGTCGGCCTTCTCGACGATGAGGCCCGTCGACCCGGTCCAGTTCCGCGGCTGCTACTTCGCCGCCACCGGCCACAACCCCAGCAGCCAGGCGTTCGCCGCCGGCCTCTTCAGGGGCCCGACGGCCAGGGTGATCCGCGAGCACGTCGCGGCCCGCTGGACCACGCAGGCCGTCGAGGACGACCGCCGCTACCGCCGCCTGGCCCTGGTCGTGGCCGGCGTCGGCCTGGCCCTGCTCATCCCCGCCTGGTTCTACATCCTGGCCGAGGCCGAGTGGCTCAGGCCCCTCTGGTACGCCGCGCTGGCCGCCCTGGTGGTCGCCTGGATCTACGCAGGATACCGGATCTTCGCGGGAAGACACACTCACGCCTAG
- a CDS encoding DUF1559 domain-containing protein → MAFTLIELLVVISIIAVLIALLLPAVQAAREAARRIQCTNNLKQLGLALHNYESGVGALPPSFIISVLVDGTKKLSAWSVHGRILPYMEQSAMSNAINFNYNYEDPGNTTVSNTNVAAFLCPSELHPEPKASAYGPQGVSSYGFAMGDWFVWGGLAGPYNRSAFGPNRSVTFANITDGLSQTLMAGEVKTYTMRMNNCALSLINNPANVPMPDASPEAVAPEYVGPCAIKNDAHTVWADGGVLESGVTTAWTPNRPTMGGPARLVDIDIVGSSEKTLKPVFAAVNSRSYHPGGVNALIADGSVRFLKSTINGATWRGLGTIAGGEILSADSY, encoded by the coding sequence ATGGCCTTCACGCTGATCGAGCTGCTGGTGGTGATCTCGATCATCGCCGTATTAATCGCCCTGCTGCTGCCGGCCGTGCAGGCGGCGCGCGAGGCGGCCAGGCGCATCCAGTGCACCAACAACCTGAAGCAGCTCGGGCTCGCGTTGCACAACTACGAGAGCGGCGTGGGGGCGCTCCCCCCCTCGTTCATCATCTCGGTGCTGGTCGACGGCACGAAGAAGCTGAGCGCCTGGAGCGTGCACGGGCGGATCTTGCCGTACATGGAGCAGTCGGCGATGTCCAACGCCATCAACTTCAACTACAACTATGAAGACCCGGGCAACACGACGGTCTCCAACACCAACGTCGCGGCCTTCCTCTGCCCCAGCGAGCTTCACCCCGAGCCCAAGGCCAGCGCCTACGGCCCGCAGGGGGTTTCCAGCTACGGGTTCGCCATGGGCGACTGGTTCGTCTGGGGCGGCCTGGCGGGCCCCTACAATCGGTCGGCCTTCGGCCCCAACCGCAGCGTCACATTCGCCAACATCACCGACGGCCTGAGCCAGACCCTGATGGCGGGCGAGGTGAAGACGTACACCATGCGCATGAACAACTGCGCACTCTCGCTCATCAACAATCCGGCGAACGTGCCGATGCCCGACGCCTCGCCCGAGGCCGTGGCGCCCGAGTACGTCGGCCCCTGCGCCATCAAGAACGATGCCCACACCGTCTGGGCCGACGGCGGCGTGCTGGAGTCGGGCGTCACCACCGCATGGACCCCCAACCGCCCGACGATGGGGGGCCCCGCGCGGCTGGTCGACATCGACATCGTGGGCTCCAGCGAGAAGACCCTGAAGCCGGTCTTCGCCGCCGTCAACTCGCGCAGCTACCACCCGGGTGGCGTCAACGCCCTGATCGCCGACGGCAGCGTCCGTTTCCTCAAGAGCACGATCAACGGCGCCACCTGGCGCGGCCTGGGGACGATCGCCGGAGGCGAGATCCTGTCGGCCGACTCGTACTGA
- a CDS encoding WD40 repeat domain-containing protein has product MMILAFLALAAADPAGFELAGHKASVTAVAVSPDGRSVVSGDEDGALRGWDVAGRSETWKADGHATRVYAVAFSPDGSKFATAGGDKLVRLWSPAGKPIGTLSGHDQRVYSLAFSGDGKTIVSGSKDATIRLWDVDSMSPRATLSDHKEGISGLALSADGKVLASSDRVGLVKLWSLPEGRVTATLDSASGKAYALALTPDGRTLAIVGKDGSASLWDAAKGSKRLDLPGHVDRVITVRFSGDGKTLATAGDDKLVRLWDTATGRPLAALPAGTDRIPGVAFAANAPILAAACGDRFVRVWTLDASPR; this is encoded by the coding sequence ATGATGATTCTCGCATTCCTGGCGCTGGCCGCCGCCGATCCCGCCGGGTTCGAGCTGGCCGGCCACAAGGCGTCGGTGACGGCCGTCGCGGTCTCGCCCGACGGCCGGTCGGTCGTCTCGGGCGACGAGGATGGCGCCCTGCGGGGCTGGGACGTGGCGGGGCGGAGCGAAACCTGGAAGGCCGACGGCCACGCCACCCGCGTCTACGCCGTCGCCTTCAGCCCCGACGGATCGAAGTTCGCCACCGCAGGCGGCGACAAGCTGGTGCGGCTCTGGAGCCCCGCGGGCAAGCCGATCGGCACCCTGAGCGGCCACGACCAGAGGGTCTACTCGCTGGCGTTCTCCGGCGACGGCAAGACGATCGTCTCGGGCAGCAAGGACGCGACCATCCGGCTCTGGGACGTCGACTCGATGTCCCCTCGCGCCACGCTCTCGGACCACAAGGAGGGCATCAGCGGCCTGGCGCTCTCGGCGGACGGCAAGGTCCTCGCGTCGTCCGACCGGGTTGGCCTGGTCAAGCTCTGGAGCCTGCCCGAGGGCCGCGTGACCGCCACCCTCGACTCCGCCTCGGGCAAGGCCTATGCACTGGCCCTTACCCCCGACGGCCGGACCCTGGCCATCGTGGGCAAGGATGGCTCGGCCTCGCTCTGGGACGCCGCCAAAGGATCAAAGCGTCTCGATTTACCGGGCCACGTCGACCGGGTCATCACCGTCCGCTTCTCCGGTGACGGCAAGACCCTGGCCACCGCCGGCGACGACAAGCTCGTCCGCCTCTGGGACACCGCCACCGGTCGCCCCCTCGCCGCGCTCCCCGCCGGCACCGACCGAATTCCCGGCGTCGCCTTCGCCGCCAACGCCCCCATCCTGGCCGCCGCCTGCGGCGACAGGTTCGTCCGCGTCTGGACGCTCGACGCCTCGCCGCGCTGA